The proteins below come from a single Bacteroidia bacterium genomic window:
- a CDS encoding SDR family NAD(P)-dependent oxidoreductase, whose translation MKKVILITGASSGMGKETAKTLIKQGHLVYTVARRIDQMKDLEQLGGFPIKMDVTNENEIQAVLDTIIQKEGKIDVLWNNAGYGLYGSVEDVPLEEVRRQFEVNIFGLATLTQKVIPFMRKANRGTIINTSSMGGKMYTPMGAWYHASKHALEGFSDCLRLELKEFHINVVILEPGIIETEFGEVMLDNITKYSGKTVYSGITNKLVAATKAMYANGGGSKPAIIAETISKIVQSDKPKTRYRVGKWAKPMVWMRIFLGDRIFDKVVMSQV comes from the coding sequence ATGAAAAAAGTGATATTAATTACAGGAGCAAGCTCCGGAATGGGTAAGGAAACAGCTAAAACACTTATTAAACAAGGTCATTTGGTTTATACAGTTGCCAGACGCATTGACCAGATGAAAGACCTGGAACAACTTGGAGGTTTTCCAATAAAAATGGATGTGACCAACGAAAATGAAATTCAGGCGGTATTGGATACCATTATTCAAAAAGAAGGAAAAATTGATGTACTGTGGAACAATGCCGGTTATGGTTTATATGGATCGGTTGAAGATGTTCCATTGGAAGAGGTGCGCAGACAATTTGAAGTGAATATTTTTGGTTTGGCCACCCTCACGCAAAAAGTTATTCCTTTTATGCGTAAAGCCAATCGGGGAACCATCATCAACACCTCATCGATGGGCGGAAAAATGTATACACCAATGGGAGCCTGGTACCATGCATCCAAACATGCACTGGAAGGATTTAGCGATTGTTTGCGTCTGGAATTAAAAGAGTTCCATATTAATGTGGTTATTTTGGAGCCCGGAATTATCGAAACCGAATTTGGTGAGGTGATGTTGGATAATATTACCAAGTATTCAGGAAAAACAGTTTATTCAGGCATTACCAACAAACTAGTGGCTGCCACCAAAGCTATGTATGCGAATGGAGGAGGTTCAAAACCGGCTATAATTGCTGAAACAATTTCGAAAATAGTGCAATCGGACAAGCCTAAAACTCGCTATAGAGTAGGGAAGTGGGCAAAACCGATGGTATGGATGCGTATATTCCTCGGAGATCGTATATTTGACAAAGTGGTAATGAGTCAAGTTTAA
- a CDS encoding peroxidase-related enzyme (This protein belongs to a clade of uncharacterized proteins related to peroxidases such as the alkylhydroperoxidase AhpD.), translated as MAYIQTGIDQPGILELLFYKNSTGNALSNLANTLLLEKSPLSSGERELIASYVSYLNECEFCHLSHTAAANVHLGDQGKTVSCVIKDIDTANVSEKMKSLLRIAGKVQKSGKQVTQTDVDAAKKLGASDEEIHDTVLIAAAFCMFNRYVDGLGTTPAKAEEYPDMGKRMAKGYKMPPNFLKKFILKYVAKRKA; from the coding sequence ATGGCTTATATTCAAACCGGCATAGACCAACCCGGCATTTTAGAATTATTATTCTATAAAAATTCAACCGGCAATGCCTTATCCAACCTCGCCAATACTTTGTTGTTGGAAAAATCACCCCTTAGTAGCGGCGAAAGGGAATTAATTGCTTCCTATGTTTCTTACCTCAACGAGTGTGAGTTTTGTCACCTTTCGCACACGGCTGCAGCTAATGTTCACTTGGGCGACCAAGGCAAAACAGTAAGTTGTGTTATTAAAGATATTGACACGGCCAATGTTTCCGAAAAGATGAAAAGCCTACTTCGAATTGCAGGGAAAGTTCAGAAAAGTGGCAAACAGGTTACCCAAACGGATGTAGATGCTGCTAAAAAGCTAGGAGCAAGTGACGAAGAAATTCACGATACAGTTCTGATTGCTGCGGCCTTTTGCATGTTTAACCGGTATGTGGATGGACTAGGAACCACGCCGGCAAAGGCAGAAGAGTATCCGGACATGGGAAAACGTATGGCCAAAGGGTATAAAATGCCGCCCAATTTTTTGAAAAAATTTATATTGAAATATGTAGCTAAAAGGAAAGCATAA
- a CDS encoding helix-turn-helix transcriptional regulator: MKPIIHLKSISDIELLIPGWKPKHPLVAIIDFAMVDEYMPEDTRVSADFYSIMFKNYCSNRIKYGRQSYDFQDGSLICIAPKQTITMDTEIEKRPDKLGWGLFFHPDLIRGTNLGEKMDDYSFFSYEMTEALHLSDKEKQILWDGIQKIQNELDENIDVHSQTLIVSNIELLLNYCSRYYGRQFITRKSINSDYVAQVERVIKNYFRNSDVRSNGLPTVKFLAEQVHLSPNYLSDLLKKETGMNAQDHIHYHLIEEAKRILLNTDQNVSEIAYELGFEYPQYFSKLFKLKTGKTPLEFRSRN, encoded by the coding sequence ATGAAACCGATAATTCACCTTAAATCCATTTCGGATATTGAGTTGCTCATTCCGGGTTGGAAACCCAAGCATCCTCTGGTGGCCATTATAGATTTTGCCATGGTGGATGAATACATGCCTGAAGACACCCGTGTGAGTGCTGATTTTTACTCCATCATGTTTAAGAATTATTGCAGCAACCGAATTAAATATGGTCGCCAATCTTATGATTTTCAAGATGGAAGTCTGATTTGCATTGCTCCGAAACAAACCATAACTATGGATACCGAAATTGAGAAGAGGCCGGATAAACTCGGTTGGGGCTTGTTTTTTCATCCGGATTTGATACGGGGAACCAATTTGGGTGAAAAGATGGACGATTATAGCTTTTTCAGTTATGAGATGACAGAAGCCTTGCATTTGTCGGATAAAGAGAAGCAAATTCTTTGGGATGGAATACAAAAAATCCAAAACGAACTCGATGAAAACATCGATGTGCATAGTCAGACTTTAATAGTTTCCAATATTGAATTACTGTTGAATTATTGTTCCAGGTATTATGGTCGTCAATTTATAACTCGTAAATCAATTAACAGTGATTATGTAGCTCAGGTTGAACGAGTTATAAAGAACTATTTTAGAAATTCGGATGTTAGAAGCAATGGATTGCCTACGGTTAAGTTTCTGGCTGAACAAGTTCATCTTTCTCCCAACTATTTAAGCGATTTGTTGAAAAAAGAAACGGGTATGAATGCTCAGGATCATATTCATTATCACCTGATAGAAGAAGCCAAACGTATTTTGTTGAATACGGATCAAAATGTGAGTGAAATTGCCTATGAATTAGGGTTTGAATATCCGCAGTATTTTAGTAAACTATTTAAACTAAAAACAGGAAAAACTCCATTGGAATTTAGAAGCAGGAACTAA